The sequence acttttaaatagattattttaatgGGCTTGATGCTGCTATGCTATTTCATACCTGAAATGAAAGCCCACCAGAAGAAATCCACAGAAGTCATTCTTTGTACTATGGcaataatattccatgaacactgttcataaatatatataattggagGAAAAGAGAAGTGTTGTATCAACGAAAATAATTTGCTAGTTTCAAAGTGTATCGATATCTCTTATTTCCTTTCTATGCAATTAtctgaaacattttcaaaatatgttgTTGATCTGCAGAGAAGATGAGAGCTATTAACATTAAGTGGTCCTCAAGCTGGAAAATACTTAACAGGCTTTAAAAGACACATACTACAAACTGTCATGCACTCTGCTGCTTTGTGTAAGACCATTACCTGGGTATCTAAATTTGACTGGTAGGTCTGGCAATTCATGGTGTAATCCATGAGGCTTCTCAAATGCTTCAGTAATACCTGGTATGTGTCAAAAGTGGATCATCTGGTCATTTCCTATCACTACCCCCTTCCCATGAAAAGTAATTCAAACTTCAAACAAATTAGCAGTTTATGTACAGCCTGTGACCCAACTCTCCTCTATCCTGGGATAGGGAGTGGGTACTATCAGTTAAAATCATCAAACATTGTTAATAAAATTCAGATTCAGGCATTCAAGTAAGTTTCTACCCCTATACCTCCTTAACACTAATAGGACATGATGGCATGATATAGTATTGTTACTAAGAATAACTGCTAAATAGACTACATTTGttatataagatttttaatgcAGGAGAATCTGTACCAACAGCAAGGAGTTGCTGATACAGATAAAAACCACAGTGTGTTACACTAATGGTTTCAGAGAGTTGGAATGCTCTTAAAGATAAATCAAAACACACAATAGCAAAAGTAATTgtaacaagggaaaaaagaattccTAAATAAACAGCTGTGGCTACACAGGGTGCAGTCTGACTAAAGCTGGAAAGGATTACAAACCCAGGCTAACTACGTTTCAGCTGGGCATGCAGGAGAAGCAGAAATATGGCTAGGGCCACCCAAACCAGATTAATGGGGGGAACAAAGCAAACTCAGAGCAAGGGAAAGAACAAGTGGGATACTATCAAATGCAAATATTATGTTTCTGCTTTCTCTTAGTAAGTGACTTAATTTCATAAAACACTGGAAAAGGTAAAGATGAGTAGATATTATGAGAGCATCCAGGTACCCAATCACATACCTAGGAACTAACAATCTACCACTGAGATGGGTGAACCTCAATTGTCAGTCATTTTTGAGGAATCAGCTAAGGACTACATATCTAATTTCTGAAGCATGAGAAGGTGGCCTCCACAAATTACAAGCAGTAAACCTTGCATTAATCCTGGAGAGTATTGTGGAATACATTATTAAAAGTATGTTAACTTATAAAGGAAAGTGGTGTTTGCTAAGAGACAGCAAGGGCTCATGAAAATCCTTTGACAGGAATACAAAAGTAACTGCCCCAGGAAACCTATGTGAAGTACAGAAGACTTGGCCAAGTCTCTCATGATCAAAAGTTCTtgtgaacaagaaagaaaaatgagtgcAAGCTGGTAGAATTGGGTGGATTAGAAACGGAATTACTGCTTATACTCAGATCATGAGTCTTCAGTGCCTAGCAAGGGCTCAGTAAACAATTTACTGCATGAACTGATGATCCCTCGAAGCGTGCTCCAGACTACAAAAGACAAGGTCTTTAAAGCGTCTCTCATTATGAAATGGTTGGACTCTCCTCACTCTTCTGGTTCTACATCCTCTTCTTCAACGTATTCACCCCCATTACCCAATCTCAAAACAGTAACAGCCATTCTCCCAAAGGTGGAGAGGCAGTTTTTCACTAGTACAGAATAAAACAGTGCAGCGTCTAATTCAAGGGGTACTTAGAGTAAGACTTCCACAGACACATCCATAaactcccttgatcattatgtggaaTTTCTGcctatggttttctttctttgatccTTGAAGAAACTTTGAACCACTTAAACTATTTTCATTTGCCTTAACTTCCTCATCCCAAATAAAGCACAAGAATGCTTACGGAAACAGGCAAGCCATAATTATAATTTACCTGCCTTACAAGCAGcagcaaaaaaaccaaacttaCAAGTCATTTTACCTTAAAACATGctgtttcaaaaaggaaaaaaatattttaaacattttaagcttcacaataattttttttaactggtaAGAAAAATGATGGTGCTGTGCCACCAGCGTTTATGAATCTTGTCAAGTGACACAAGAAGGTAACGTGCTTAACCATTTAAAACTCTTCCTTTTTAGATCCAAgcatggtattaaaaaaaaaatgtaatactctactatctttttaaaaaattgacagtgATATGTCTTTATTTGGAATAAGCAAGTTTAAGAATAGCTATTTGTAATCTTTAAAACAATGCACTGAAAATAAGTCTTAATTTCAGAGTTTTATTGTATTGCACTAAAGGAACAGCAGGACGGTTATACAATGTTCTCTCTCATTCAGTTTTGAAAATCTAAAGTACTTGCAAACTCTTAAGAATATCTTTACCACCAGATCAGAACACTAAGTATAATAACCAATTTCTTAATAAGTAATGTCTCACaaattaaaacacatttaaaatagctttaaatgCATTCTTCACAAGTAAGTCAGCATATATTTTTGTATCATGTTCACTTATGCTTAAGAATTAAAGCAAGTATATTACTCTGGTGGAAATATGGGAAATCTCTCATTCATGCAATATACAGGGATAATATTTcaagtcaaaggaaaaaaaaatcccactcatttttttaatgcatcCATATATAATCACCTACatgatagatgaggaaacccaTGAAGTTTCCACAGGtcagatatatattttcaatttatcaGAAGCACCTGATATCTACAgctaatttataattaaatggcatttcaataaaaccaaaatgagcCCTACAACTTCTATAAACAAAAGCTTCCAATGGACTAAGGACAGTCAATAATTAATGAAGTCATTCAAGGGATTATGGCTGTTCCTTAAGGAGTGCAAGTTCAAACCTGTCAACACCAGAGgtatcattttatattaatttatacgTGATTCCATTTAAATTCTTTATCCGAGTATAACACATGAAAACAGTCTTTCCACAAGCAAAAAAtgtggaaacatttaaaaaataaggagtcattttttaaagtaactgatCAGATTCCATAGGCTACTCTTGGAAACAGGATCTTGCTGGATAGAATCCCTTCGTTTGGTGGCTTTTTGCATGCACTTAACTGGACCAGTTCTTCTGAGTGTTGTTCTAAGAGCTCACCAAAACATAGATCAtgctgaaaagaagaaaaaggctaTTATTAACTCAAACATTCCTAATTATAAAAACTAAGAGCACCAAAAAGTTGAGTCTGCTTTATATAGCAAACTAGTTTGTGATATCACACCATCACAGAAAATGGAAAGACCAATGAATGACAAGTTCACAGTATGATTTTAATCTGCATTTATGGACTTTTGCCTAAGGTAGGATTGGCTCAGTGCATGTGCTGTAGTTGTCCcctatttcctttccaattttagcAAGAACGGCACAGCTGAAAGCTTAATGGGGATCAGGGCTTAGAGAagcaatccaacagcacactgcTCCGGAGCTATGTCTAAGAATAGGAGTGAGCATCTCCAAGGGCTCACTTCATGCCAGGCCTTCTGTTAGGTCCTAGGAAGTAGGGTAGGTacgattatccccattttacagaaaggaatGATCAATCAAGGCACTTTCCCATTAGAGAAAGGCTCTAGGCAATAGCAgcaaggttaaaaaagaaaaggggaccaacaagcaaaataaaaagcaataaccATTTGATCCTACATGAAGGGCAAGGTGGGAGAGGCATGGTTCAAAAGCATGTGTGTCTAAACGGAAATACAAAGCAAGGAGGTGTGCAAACTTGATAGACTATTTTTTGTTATCAttatttaattaatagactttttaaaagagcagttttaggtttacagaaaaattgagctgCAAGTAAAGAGACCTCTCATGGACCTCCTGCTCCCAGCACacagacagacatacagacagacacacacacacagtttccctTATTACATTAGTGTGGTATGCTTATTACAactgaaccaatattgatacatcatTATTAACTAGAGTCCAgtgtttacattaaggttcactggCTGTTGTACATTCTacaggttttgacaaatgtatatttgCTTGACAAACGTACCCACCCTtagagtatcatacagaatagtttcactgccctaaaaattgtctgtgctctgtctattcatccctccctccctgctaatCCCTGGTCACCattgatatttttactgtctccacagtgttgccttttccagaatatcatatatttggaatcagacagtctgtagccttttcagactggcttctttcacttagcaacatgcatttaagtttcttccatgtattttcatgacttgatagatttcttttaatctctgaataatattccattgtctggatggaccacagatTAAATATGATGCTTATCCATtactattgcttttttttttttttggccccgttgcctggcatgcgggatcttagttccccgaccagggatcaaaccggtgctccctgcagtggaagcgcaggcttaaccactggactgccagggaagtctctactattgctttttaaagaaagacaatGGGCTTCATTGTAAGGGCTGGGCTCACAGAGGTTCACAGACAGCCTGGGAGGGGGCCCAATGGGTCAGTGGTCTTGGTGCTCGGCCTGAGGACAGATGATGGAGACAGAGTGAACTTGTGGGCTCTCGCGATCTGGGCGATTGTTTCCATTCTCCTCGTGCAGACAGCTGGCTGTCCCTGGCTCTTCTCAGAAAGGCCTTTCAGGTGGGGGGTGATACCCTCCTCCATCAATAGGCCTGGGACTTAGTTTGCTGCTCTTATGGGGGCTCCTGGCTGATATGACCCCCAGACTGGGTGTctgcccttctctttctcctcagcCAAGGCACTGTGTTGGCTGGGCCTCCCGCCTGgactcgtgtgtgtgtgcatgtgtgttgatagacaatttaaaacaaatgaatgatgtAGTGCCACCATCTCCTGGTGAACATTTTCCCACAACTCTACATCtccaattttatcatttattcaagcattcatttattttccttctttcaacaAGTATGTtttaagtgcctactatatgccagcaCTGTTCCAGACACTTATTATAGAAactaaaaactgaaaattaacagaaattaaaaggacACATGGAATTTCacttttcagaactttttcactATCTTTGTTTCATGTATGAACGTCTCTAGGTGTACTACCGGACACTCATTTTTCACAAATATAACGTctaaaagcataaaaatacattttccataAATTTAAGTCTAGCACTTCACCCTTTTCCATAATGGAAACTAGTATGATGTAAACAAGAAATAAGCAAGTTTTCAAGTaacagaaaggagagggaagagaaactTAATTACTGCCAAAATTTCATCTAATACAactaattttcttcatattttgacAATCAGGTGGCAATTCCTCTCCAGTTGAATATTTAtcaataaaaaatgggaaaagtgtATTTATAaagcttaaagaaaaattataactcCACACTTGCCCGTGTCCATTTCTAGTTTTAATAAGCAGCTGTTTTCCCCCACCTACAgtacacctagaacagtgcctccCAACCAGGGCTGATTCTGCCCCACAGAGGGCATGTGGCAAACGTCTAGAGACATTTCTGGTTATTATGACTGGGGCAGAGGGAAGCTACGGCATCCAGTGGGCAGAGGCCGGGGACGCTgccaaacatcctacagtgcacaggacagctcctCACAGCAAAGATTCACCCTGCCCAAAATACCAACAGTGCCAAGGTCAAGAAACCCTGACCTAGAGGAATGATGATATGAGTCCATCACAGTACAAAGGGAGGAAAATCAATAACTGCagcatcgggacttccctggtggtccagtggttaagaatctgccttccaatgcagggggtgcgggttcaatccctggtcggggaactaagatcccacatgccttggggcaactaagcccgcgcgccacaactactaagcctgtgcgcctcaCATAGAGAGCCCGcttgccacaaactacagagcccttgCGCtttggagcccgtgcgccacagctagagagaagcccacgtgccataacgaagctcctgtgtgccacaactaagacccgatgcagccaaaaaaataaatagaaaataaaaaaaataaataactgcagCATCCTATATGATAgaacttttctttccttcatcccATTCGGATCATGCAAACCAGAAAATAAAGGGTAGAGCATACAGTTTATgaagaatgataaagaaaaattaaacataatctTGAGACAGACACTGAAGCCAAGCAGAAACTTTTTTGCAAACGCACACAGCCATATCCTCTTGCTCTGCCATGGAGAATGAGGACTGTCCTTCACTGACTGTCTGAGACTTTGGAAGCAGCATCCCTGACACGACTTTCTGCCTCTGACTGCACATCAGTTGGCTGCCTTGACAAGTACCAGCTTATTCAATGTGTGTGAATTTGCTGGTGTGCACTGTGCCGTTACCAGTACCACCGTTCAAGACACGAGTTATTCTTCAAGTGGATTTTAAGGTATTCAGACCATAACGTCTGCAAATGTTTCTGGCAGCAAAGTGAAATCATATTctcgttttgttttttaaacttaccCATATAGGTAGTAAAAAAATGCTAGAAGATAAAAAGCTAATTTGCACCATCCTTCTTTCTGACAATATGCTAGAATATCTGCATTCATGATGGTTGTAGGGTCATAGAGTCCTGGTCCACTCATCACTGGTCTACTCATATACCTGTAATAAACACAGTTGATTAGCCACTCAGAATGGAAGCTAACCTTCAGGATGGAAAGGAGCATTCTCCTTCTCAAATAATATTTGTTACAATGAGAGGTGGTCCACATTGGGAAGCATACTTTTAGTTCTAGGTGGAGTTCTTTCCTTTTATcaccttaattttaaaactggAGCCCCTACAGAGAACAAGGTGGTTAAACAAGTCATATCTGGTCTCCTCTACACTTTCAGAAATccaagaaaattaagaataactgtaaaaaggaaatacaattttttctttcaacttttcattttaacataAAGAACACTTCACCAAGATATTCCAAATGTTCACATTTACCACACAGCTTTgtccttctcttttctgttctctctctaaATACACGtacatttttttctgagccatttCAGAGCCAGTTACAGATGTGAAACCACTTTACTCCTAAATACTTCTTCCGTATGTATGTCCTAAAATTAAGGGCAATAAGATTTTGACATGCCTATCTAAAACAAAACACTCTAATGCTATATAGATCAGATATAACATTTAGAAGTTATGAAATATGAATCTTTTATAAATAACCAAATTTAAATTCACAAAGTAAACATGGAGGAAGAAGTTAGACACACACTGTACAATTtgatttatatgaagttcaaagatGGACAAAACTAATCTAAGCTGCAAGAGATCACTGGTTCTCCTGTGAAAGTACAGGGCTAACTGATTGGAATGGGACACAAGGGACTCTTCTGGGGGCTAGAAGTGCTGTATATCTTGATCTGGGCGGTAGTTTCAcaagtgtatacatatgtaaaaatccactgagctgtacactttagACGTGCACACATTATCGTATGTAAGTTATacctcacttttttaaaaaccctttaaaGAATAATAACATAAGCTCCATAAGAGGTATTAAAACAGTTATTTGTGCATCcatgtggttttaaaaataaatgccaacTACTTTTGTTTAGGTGACTAGCATGTAAGATAACCATATCAACCAcagtataattaaaatttaattaggaAAAGTATTAGAAGTGTATCTAAATATTACCTCCAAATATGATATGCCAAGAGGGGCATATTGAGACCCAGTGTAAGCCACTCTGCTGCACAAAGAAACATGACACAGAAGAAAGCATGGATGAGGTACTCTGGaaggacaagctggaagaaaaacACAAGCCAGTTATCAAAATGCCTTGGCATTAAATCAACTGCTAATTTGGAAAGCAGGTGGCAACTAAGTTTCAATAATGAAAAATCACTGTTTTcctagaatcagaaatgaaagatgcTACTGAGCTTTATTTCCATATTAAGCTTTTGAACAAAAGCAAGATTATATGCCAACTGACCAGAGGATATAGCTTGCActaaaagaataagatataacttaaaatttaaaacccaAACTCTTAGAGCAACAGGTTAAATTATACAAAGTTACCACCCAGATTGTTCACAGTTATTTGCTAATCACTCagaatattctttctttccaCCATTCAAGAAtgatgaaaatacaaaaatgaaatatctgaTCACATGCAACATGAtataaaaaaatccacaaaaacaaaactccccTTTAGAAGTTTACACATTGTTTTTAAGCCTTTAAACAGAAACCAGGGATGTTACATATACAATATTTAGCAAACCACATCACATTACCACAAAAGTAATTTTTCAATGGAAAGCCAACAGCCAATAATCTCAGCACAGTCGGGGGGAAAGAACATTAATATGCACAGATGCAAACGATGTGCTTTCTGCAATGTAGGAGGGAAAAGACTAAGATCTGAACCATGAAATTGGAATTCTCCCGGTTCCTGAGCTCCCATTCCTACAAGGCCTTCCTATTTCTTTCAGCCTGCTTTCTCCATTGAAGGACTACAAACACAGCAGACCAGTAGAAGCTCAGaactcaaaaacaaaatacatctTTTGATAGAAGGTAGTATTAAGTGAGGAAAAATGAGTTCAAGCAAAACACTTTTTATAAAATGACCAAGAGTTCATGCTTTACTTTAAATTATCTTTCTCATCCTACAGATTTCAGCCTAATGACTCTGTTAAATATAAATACCAAAACCTTTCATTTCAAGTTTCAGCCAAAGAGCTTCCTACAAGTCACAGCTGCAAAGCCAGTTTCTCAAATGTGCTGCACTGTCCCATCAGATCTTTCCTGAGGGGAAACTATAGCTGTAGAAATAATATATTACTTATTCAAGTCGACTTTCTAGTACTCCCAAATTACTTTTCCCATTCAAAGCTGTAAAGCAAAGTTTTTAattaatactattttaaataaaattccagtAAAACCAATTAATCTATACCACTAACCAGATATTTTCTACAAATTTAAGTAATATAATAACAAGATAAACTCtgcacatatatataaacatgtaaataACATGGACCGTTAAGCCAGCATTTAATTAAGATCAAAGTTAAACATCtgcaagaaaacaagaaaatatccaTAGGAAAATCTTTGGAACACAAAGACTACAACCAGGACAaaccaagaaaaatatataatacattttattaggAGTTCCACTGAAGCTGCTGTTTATAATACTAGTTTAAATtacaagatttttctttaaaatataatgagcCTATTTCGGCCCTCTAAAACCAAGTGATCTAACAATACAAATCATCATCCAAGTTTTCCAGACTAGGGTATGGggagaaaatgattttgaaagcATGATCCCTACTGCTCTTAAACAATATTCTTTAATAAGAGTGATAATAAAGATAATCTGCAACTCTACCAGTTTTAATATGAAACAAATGCCacactccctcccttctcctcaaAACAGTCCAGATACTTTTACTATGCATCTCTCATAAAGACCAGTCCTCTTCAATCATTCTTTAATCATGAAATTTCCCCATTAGTGGCACAAAATGATTCCATTTAGGAACCCACATTTACACAAAAACTAGTATCCATAAACACCTCATGCAAATATGGCTGAAATGATAGTACTTAAACATGCAAATCATAATATTCTGTAGTTAAggttcacatttttaaatataatggtatttgtcttccccCATACTTTGGCAGAACTGTCAAAACAAATTTTCAATAGGGAAAACTGTCAGATGCACTGCTATTAAGCCAATTATCGGCACCCTATCCAAAACACAACTTGTGCTGGTGTAGAAACTTCCTTCCAATCCACTAATCCACTGCAGCATTAGGATGTCCCAAGCAcaaagtaagaatttctttccattaaaaaaaagccaaaaatcacactctatattttaaaatgaaattagtcCCTCTTAAAGTTTATAGTAAATTAGGAAAATACAAGAATCTGAACCTAAAAAAATCAGgctgtctgggtttgaattctgactctatgttagctgtgtgaccctgggcaaagtGCCTGAACCtcactaagcctcagtttactctCCTATTCATGAGTATAATATACTCACCTCTTAGGATTGTCAtgaaaactgaatgaaaaaaccCAGGTAAAGatgcttagcacagagcctggcacccaGGAAAGCCCTCATCTGATTTCGGCtattatcatcttcatcatcatttgGTTATTTGAAGTAATGAAAAGCCAAAGCAGATAGAATACTATTAATAAACAGCCATCAAAAGGAGAAATTTCAGTTTCTTAATTTCTTGGTAACAATTAGTTTAAACAGTAAGTTAAGATGTTTTACAATGAACATTATTACCTTCCAAGTGAGAAAGCAAATTCATCTCATATTTTGCTTCATAAGAGTAGAGAAACAGTAAGTTAATACTTTTAATTGTACCTACATCAAGTCTTACTGTAGCAGTTCTTTAAAGACAAATCAGGAATCTATTCCATCATGGCTATTTATCTAGGAAACAATGATAAAAGTAGCAAACCAACTTTATAGACCCTTTCCAAACAAAATCCCTCTAGCATGCTAGTGCTTTACAGTTTTACACAACTAA comes from Balaenoptera ricei isolate mBalRic1 chromosome 2, mBalRic1.hap2, whole genome shotgun sequence and encodes:
- the CNIH1 gene encoding protein cornichon homolog 1, giving the protein MAFTFAAFCYMLALLLTAALIFFAIWHIIAFDELKTDYKNPIDQCNTLNPLVLPEYLIHAFFCVMFLCAAEWLTLGLNMPLLAYHIWRYMSRPVMSGPGLYDPTTIMNADILAYCQKEGWCKLAFYLLAFFYYLYGMIYVLVSS